AAGAACATTAGTTGGCAGTTCCCCATTAATGGAAAGTTCCAATCGTTGACGTCCTTGCATGATTCACGTTGCCCGGGTTAAAGTGAACGCAAGATGAACAACAGGTTACACCCCAGGTGTAGCCCCGAGATTTTGAAGGAGCAGATACAGCTTCTGCAAGAGAGGAACAATCATGGCTAACAACATTGATTTCAGCATCATCCGCGAGCACGCCCTGCGAAACATCCGCGAGGACCTGCTCACCGAGTACGCCGGCAAGTACGACGCGCTCGAGATCAACGATGCGTTCGACGCCGTCCTGCGCGCACACAAGAACAGCGCCGTCGTCGAGGACTTCGTCCCGGTCCTCGTCGAGGCTGAGATGCGCGATCGCCTCCGCGAAGGCGACCTGTTCCCCGCCCCCGCAGCCGCGTAAACGCTGTCGCCAACGCCCAGCCTTGTTTTGTGGCTGGGCGTTTTGCTATGTTCGGATGACACTGTCGGTAGCGGAAATGCTTTCCGTCACCCAGCGAACGTCAACCCCACGCGCCCGGGGAAAAGGGAGCACTCCTGGCGCCTTGTGGCCGTATCAGGGCTGAAGCGGTTCGATTCCGCTCACACGCACAACGCATGCGGCCTGCACGACGCACACGGGCACAACCCCCACCACAGGGTTGCACCGAGCACGATTTACTACCACGACGTTGGGGGTTTCGGAAGCGGCCGCGAGGGTCGGGAACGGGGACAGCAACGTCAAGGAGGCACACATGCTGCTCGCAGAGGCACTGGCGCGCCGCGCCGAGGCGCAGGACCGCCTGAACAAGCTGCAGGACCGCCTGGTCCAGGGCGCGCTGATGCAGGAGGGCGACACCCCGCCGGAGGACCCGGCGGACATGCTCGAGGAGGTCGCCGGGCTGCTGCAGGAGATCGAAACGTTGGTGCGCCGCATCAACCACACCAACGCGAAGACGGCTTTCGAGGGCGCGACGCTTACCGACGCCATCGCGCGCCGCGACGCCCTCCTGCGCTCCCGTCGTCTCTACGCCGCGGTTGCCGACGCCGCGACGATGTCAAACGCCCGCTACTCACGCTCCGAGGTCCGCTTCGTGCCCACCGTGGACGTCAAGGCGCTGCGCGACATGGCCGATAGCGCCTCCAAGGCCTACCGCGAATTGGACACCAAGATCCAGCAGCTCAACTGGACTACAGAGCTGCAATAACGCGCGCGAACTTCCGGCCCGTCTCCTCCCAGGAAAACCCCTGCGCCCAGCGCTTGGCGGCCTGCGCCATCGCGCCGCGTCGCTCCAGGGTCTCGCGGGCTGCCTCGGCGAAATCCTCCCCGTTTGCAACCAATCGGCCGGTTACCCCGTCGCGGATCGAATCCGCCACACCACCCGCGGACGCGTACGCCACCGTGGGCACCCCGTGCTGCGCGGCCTCGATCACCGCGATCCCCCACCCCTCCTTCCGCGAGGGCAGCAAGTGCAGCTCGGCGCGCTCGAGCAGCGCGTGCTTGTACGGCTCGGAAACGTGCCCGTGGAACACCACGTCGTCGCGCCCCGCCGCGTAGGCGCGCAGCTCGTCTTCCCACCAACCCGAGCCGATGATGTCCAGCACCGCGTTGTCCATCGTCGCCACCGCGTCGATCGCCTCCTCGATGCGCTTATGCGGCACGAGGCGCGAGAGGGTGACCAGGTGGGTGCGGTGGTCGTCGTGAAGCGTGGGCGTGTGCGCGGGCACCGGGTCGACACCGTTTTCCACGATCTCGATCTCGCCGGCACGCACACCCAACGCCACCAAATCGCGTTTCGACGCCTGCGACACCGTCACGTACCGCGCCCCGCGATACACCCGTGGTGCGACCTGCGACTCCAAGAACCAGCCCAACCGGCCAACGATCGGCCCCGCCACTGGCCACTGCTCCTTGTGGCAGTGGTGCGTGAGCAGTACCACGGGCCTGCGCGTGAACAGGCGGGCGAAAAACGGGATGCCGTTTTGCGTATCGACGACCACATCCGGCCGGTTGCGCCAAATCGACAACGGCGCCGCCAAGTACACACTGAACTTTCCGCCGGCCCGCTCGAAGCGCACCCCGCCTCGCCGCGACCGCCGGGGCGCGTCCGTGTGCTTCGCCGTCCGGTAGATCACCTCGTGGCCCTGCGCCGCCAGGTACTCACCGACGCGCTCGAGGTAGCGCTCCGACCCACCGCCTTGCGGGTGGGTGGTATCGCGCCAACACAGAAGCAGTATCTTCACGGCGCGATAACCTCCAGCCCGACTTCGCGCGCGGCATCCGCCAGCCACTCGTCGTAGGTGAGCACCGCATCCGCCTCCAGGTCCAGCGCCGCCTGCAGGTGGATCGCGTCCAGCGTGCGAAGGTATGGCATCGGCAGCATGCTCGCGCTACGAAGCGTCGCACGGCCCAGGTCCGCGATCGAAATGCCACGCAGAATCAGCGTCGCCTCACCCTGGGGCCTGCCGAGACGCACCGCCAACCGCCGCAACTCGACCTCGAGCAGATCGGAGGACACCACCTCGCACTCCCCCGCCTCAAGCCACAAGCGTATGGCGTGCGTGTGCGGCTCGGCTTTCAGCAGGCATCCGATGGCGGACGTGTCCGCGTAGACCCTGCGCATCCTAGATGCGTTCCCCGCGCATGTCGTCGAGCATCTCGTCCAGCGGCGCGCCTTCCACGGGCTCCACCGGCAGGTCCAGCCAGCCGCCGACGCGGGTGGCCGGACGGGTAATCGTCAGCCGCGGTTGTCGCGCCTCCAAGGGGGTCAACCGCCCCACCGGTTCGCCGTTGCTGGTCACCACAAAACTGACGCCCGCTCGCACCGCGCGCATGATCTGTGCGGAGTCGTTGCGCAATTCGCGCTGCGATATCCTGCGCTCTACCAGCGATTCATCGTGTTGCGGCGTGGCCATGCACCGGAGCGTAGCACGGTTGCTACGGTATGCGCATGCACCGTACCCGCCGGATGGCCACACTCCGCCGCTCCATGCGGCTGCTGCGCTCGTTTTCCTACGAGCAATTCCGGCCTCGGGTGTTCTATTCGTCGCTGGCACGCGACACGCGTTTGCTTATCGACGACCTCTCGCGCGACCTTCGAGACACCCCCGTCACCGGCCAGTCGGTGCTGGACGTCGGCGGCGGCCCCGGCTACTTCGCCGAGGCGTTTTCGGACTGCTTCTACGTCGGGCTCGAACCGGACGTCTCCGAGATGTCCGCCGCGGGCCTATCGGGCTTCGGCTCCGTGCGCGGCGACGGCACCGCGCTGCCCTTCGCCGACAACTCCTTCGACGTGGTGTACTCCTCCAACGTCGCCGAGCACATCCCAAATTGGCAGGCGATGGGCAACGAGACGCTGCGCGTAGCCAAACCCGGCGGCCTGGCGGTGCTTAGCTACACCGTCTGGCTCGGCCCCTTCGGCGGACACGAAACGGGACTGTGGCAGCACTACGTCGGTGGGGATTGGGCGCGTCGTCGATACGCGAAAAAGCACGGGCACGAACCGAAGAACCGCTTCGGCGACACCCTGTTCGCTGTCTCCGCGCGCGAAGGCCTCGAATGGGCCGAGGCAACCGGGCGGCTTCTCGCCGCGTTCCCGCGCTACCACCCGTCATGGGCGTGGTGGGTCACGCGAGTGCCGGTGCTCCGCGAGTTCGCGGTATCCAACCTCGTCCTCGTGCTGCGGGGCTAAAAATGCCAATTCCCCCACTACGCCACCAACAAAAACTCAAGGCCTGCCGAGTGGCAGGCCTTGAGTTTTATTAACAACAGATCTTGTCTGAAGTTTTCCGGTGGCGATGCTACAGCATCACCACCGATCCAGGCGAGGAGTTAGTTCGAGGCCTCCTGGATGCGCTCGTCGAGCTTCGCCAGCTGGTCGAAGATCTCCTGCGGCACGCGCGAGCCGAGGCTCTCGAGGTAGGTACGGGAATCCGCGAGGTCTTCCTTCCACAGCTCCGGGTCGGCGGTGAGCGCCTCGCGGACGTCCTCGATCGGGGTCTCCAGGCCCTCGAGGTCGAGGTCCTCCGCGCGGGCGGTGTAGCCGGCGACGGTCTCGTCAGCCTCGACGTTGCCCTCGATGCGGTCGATGACCCACTTGAGCACGCGCGAGTTGTCGCCGAAGCCCGGCCACAGGAAGCGGTCGTCGTCGCCACGACGGAACCAATTGACCAGGAAGATCTCCGGCATGCGGTCGCCGCCCTTCTCGCCCATGTCGAGCCAGTGCTGGAAGTAGTCGCCAACGTTGTAGCCCATGAACGGCAGCATCGCCATCGGGTCGTGGCGCAGAGAACCGACCTTCGCCTCCGCGGACGCGGCGGTCTGGCCGGACGACAGCATCGCGCCGATCATCGTGCCGTGCTCCCAGTTGTGCGCCTGCGTGACCAACGGGACGGTGTCCGGGCGGCGGCCGCCGAAGAGGATCGCGTCGATCTTCACACCCTGCCAGTCCTCAAACTCCGGCGCCGCGGACGGGCACTGCACGATGGGCACGCAGTAACGGGAGTTCGGGTGCGCGGCCTTGCTGGCGGAGTCCGGGGTCCAGTCCTCGCCGCGCCAGTCGATGAGGTGCTCCGGTGTTTCGCCGTCCATGCCTTCCCACCAGACATCGCCGTCGTCGGTAAGCGCGACGTTGGTGAACAGGATGTTGCCCGGCTCCATGCTCTTCATGGCCATCGGGTTGGAGGCGTAGTTGGTGCCCGGCGCGACGCCGAAGAAACCGTTCTCCGGGTTGACGGCGTACAGGCCATCCTCGCGCAGGTGCATCCAGGCGATGTCGTCGCCAACGACCTCGGCCTTCCAGCCCGGCAGCGTCGGGGTGATCATGGCCAGGTTGGTCTTGCCGCAAGCCGACGGGAACGCGGCGGCGATGTTGTAGTTCTTCCCCTCGGGGGAGGTCAGCTTCAGGATGAGCATGTGCTCGGCCATCCAGCCCTCCTCCTTCGCCATCACGGACGCGATGCGCAGGGCGTAGCACTTCTTTGCCAGGATGGCGTTGCCGCCGTAGCCGGAGCCGTAGGACCAGATCTCCTTGGTCTCCGGGAACTGGGAGATGTACTTGGTGTCGTTGCACGGCCAGGCGACGTCTTCTTCACCCGGCTCGAGCGGCGCGCCGACGGAGTGGAGGCAGTGGACGAACTTGTCGCCCTCAATCTTCTCCAGCGCCTGGGTGCCCATGCGGGTCATGGTGCGCATGGAGAGTACAACGTAGGCCGAGTCAGTCAGCTGGACGCCGAGCTTCGGCGCCGGGTCCGAGATCGGGCCCATGCAGAACGGCACGACGTACATGGTGCGGCCACGCATGGAACCGGAGAAGTGCTCGAGCATCTCTTCCTTAAGAGCGTCGGGCTTCATCCAGTTGTTCGTCGGGCCGGCGTCCTCTTCGTTCTCGGTCGAGATGAAGGTGCGGGACTCCACGCGGGCGACGTCGGACGGGTGCGAGCGTGCGAGGAAGGAATTCGGGCGCTTTTCCTCGTTGAGTTTGATCAGCGTGCCGGCGTCGACAAGTTCCGCGGTCAGGCGGTCCCATTCTTCCTGGGAGCCGTCCGCGAACACCACCTTCTCCGGCTCGAAGAGATCAACCGCCTCGTTGATCCAAGCGATGAGCTGCTCGTTGTCGGTGGGGTTTTCCCCCTCCAGGCGCTTGATTTCGGCGGTCATGTGCACTCCTTGTGTAACTGGTTATTCCCAGTGCCGCGGGCACTGATCATCCCAATAATCGTTTGGTTTCCCCCAGAGTATCGAAACAGGCGGTCAGATAACCAAAAGTTCAGCCTCCTCAACGACCCGCCGGATATAACCAGTAGGCGCGAGCACGCCATTCATTTGGAACGGGGGTGAAGCGCTACCCCCGCGGGCGCGTTCGCTTTACGACGACACGGGGGTGGCAAAACATACGCCCACCACGGCCCAAAATACTTGCGTTTGACCTGTACATATGGACAATAAACACGATGAATAATTCTGAAAACACGCGCCCGGGCACGGGTGAACTGCCCGCCGGTCGCCCATTGCAAACCGACTTTGGAACGGGTCTGGATTATCCGCGCCTTGGTTCCGTGACATTTCGTCGCGGCACGCTGACCGACAACCAGGAGGCCCTGTTCAACGAGCACTGGCCGCGCCTGGGCAAGGTGCTGGCGGAAGGCTCCGACGAGCGCATCGATATCGACGAGTGGTTCGGCCGGAAAGGCCACCCCACCATCGTGGAAATCGGCTCCGGCACCGGCACCTCCACCGCGGCGATGGCGCCACTGGAGCAGGACCACAACATCGTTGCCGTGGAGCTATACAAGCCGGGCCTGGCGAAGTTACTGGGCGCGGTGGTGCGCGGCGGCATCGACAACATCCGCATGGTGCGAGGCGACGGCGTCGAGGTGCTGGCGCGCATGTTCGGCGAGGAATCGTTGGACGGTGTGCGCATCTTCTTCCCGGATCCGTGGCCGAAGGCGCGCCACCACAAGCGCCGCATTATCCAGTCGGGCACCTTGAACTTGATTGCCACCCGCTTGAAGCCGGGCGGGGTGCTGCACGTGGCCACCGACCACGCGGATTACGCGGAGTGGATCGATGAACTTGTCGACGTCGAACCGACACTCGAATACAAGGGCTGGCCGTGGGAGGCCGCGCCACTGTTGACGGACCGCCAGGTGATCACCAAGTTCGAGGGCAAGGGCCTGGATAAAGAGCACGTGATCCGCGAGTACCTGTGGGAGAAGAAGTAATGGACCTGCAAGCGCAGACCCACCCGTACAACCCCGGCGCGCCCGCAGGCCCCGAGAGCTACCTGCTGGTGTGGGACGCCCCGAACCTGGATATGGGCCTCGGCGCGATCCTGGGCGGCCGGCCGACTGCGGCACACCGCCCGCGTTTCGACGCCATCGGCCGCTGGCTCATCGACCTAGCCGACGAGCGCACCGCCGAGCTGGGCCACGCGGTCGAGCCGGAGGCGACCGTGTTCACCAACGTCTCCGCCGCCGGCGCCGACGCGATCCGCCCGTGGGTGGAGGCGCTGCGCAACGTCGGTTTCGCGGTGTTCGCTAAGCCGAAAACCGACGAGGATTCCGACGTCGACGGCGACATGCTCACCCACATCGAGCGCCGCCGCAGCGAAGGTGTGCTCCAGGGTGTGGTCGTCGCGTCCGCCGACGGGCAGAACTTTCAGGAGCCGCTGCTTTCGCTTGTCGACGACGGCATCCCCGTCACCGTCCTCGGCTTCCACGAACACGCGTCCTGGGCGGTGAACTCGCCGGATGTGACCTTCGTCGACCTGGAGGACATCCCGGGCGTGTTCCAGAACCCGCTGCCGCGCGTGAACCTGGATGCGCTGCCGGAAGGCGGCGCGTGGCTGCAGCCGTTCCGTCCGCTGAAGTCGCTGCTGCGCAACACCCGGGACTAGGAGGCCGACGTGTTTTACAAGTGGGGCCGCTTCGCCCACCGCCACCGCAGGGTGATCCCGGTCATCGTCGTCGCGCTGATTGTGCTCATGCAGGTGCTGTTCGGCTCGAAGCTCGCCGACAGGTTGTCGCAGGAGGGCTGGGAGGACCCGGGCGCGGATTCCACCACCGCCGCGCAGATCGAATACGACACGTTCGGCCGCGACAACTCCGGCGACGTGATCCTGCTGGTGACGGCGCCGGACGGGGTGGACAGGCCTGAGGTCGTCGACAAGATGAACCAGCAGATAAGCGGCCTGCGCGACCAGTTCCCGAACGAGATCGCGCACGTGACCAGCTACTTCGAACGCGCAACCCCGCAACTGGTCAACGACGAGCACACCAAGGCGTTTGCCGCCATCGGGCTCAAAGGCGACGGCGAGCAGACGCTGAAGGACTTCCGCACCATCCAGCCGGCCCTCGAGGCGATGGAGGTGCCGGGTGGCACGGTGCAGGTCGCCGGCGCCACGGCGGTGGCGGATGCGCTAGACACGGGCATGGCGAACGATATCGCCCGCGCGGAGAAGATCGGCCTCGTCTTCGTCGCCATCATTTTGCTGTTCGTCTTCGGCGGCGTGGTGGCCGCTGCAATGCCGTTGATCGTGGGCATCTTGTCCATCATCGGCTCGCTGTCGCTGCTCGCGATTTTGGCGCAGTTCCAGCAGGTCAACATCTTCTCCCAGTCGATCATTACGCTGCTCGGCCTGGGTCTTGCGATCGACTACGGCCTGTTCATGGTCTCCCGCTTCCGCGAGGAACTCGACCGCGGGTTGGACACCGAGGAGGCCGTCGCGGTGACCACGAACACCGCCGGCAAGACGGTGTTCTTCTCCGCGCTCATGGTCGGCGTCGCACTGTCCGGCCTGCTCATGTTCCCGCAGGCGTTCCTCAAATCGGTGGCCTACGGCGCGATGAGCGCGGTCGTGCTCGCCGCCGTGATTTCGGTGGCGGTGCTGCCGGCGCTGTTCGGCATGCTCGGCCCCAAGATTGACTTCCTGTCCGTGCGTCGTCGCAAAGAGCGCCGCATCGAAGAGACAATTTGGTTCAAGATCCCGAACTGGGCGATGCGCCACGCGAAACCGGTCGTCGTCGGTGTGGCGGCGCTACTGATCGCGCTGACGGTGCCCATCGTCGGCATCGCCTTCGGCGGCATCAACGAGACCTACCTGCCGCCGAACCAGGTCACCCGCCAGGCGCAGGACGAGTTCAACGAGGAATTCCCTGCCTTCCGCACGGATCCGGTGAAACTCGTGGTCAAAGGCGCCGACAACGCGCAGCTGGGCCAGATCGTTATGCAGACCCGCGCCATCGACGGCTTCACCCGGCCGCTGAAGCCCGACTACCCCACCGAGGGCGACGTCACCGTGCTGTCGGCGCCGCTTGCGGATCGCGACGGGGGCGCGGACGTCGTTAAGCAACTGCGCAGCATTGAGTCGCCGGAGGGCGTGACCACGTACGTCGGCGGCACGCCCGCAATGGAGGTCGAATCCATCGAGGCGCTGCTCAACCGCCTACCGTGGATGGCCGTGTACATGGTGCTCGCAACGTTTTTGCTCATGGCGCTCGTGTTCGGCTCGCTCATCCTGCCGGCGAAGGCCGTGATCATGAACGTCCTCGGCATCGGCGCGACGCTTGGCTTCCTCACCGCGGTGTTCGTCGACGGCCTCGGCGCCGGCGCGCTCAACTTCACGCCGGGCCCGCTGATGAGCCCGATCCTCGTGCTCATTGTCGCCATCCTCTACGGCCTGTCCACCGACTACGAGGTGTTCCTCCTGTCGCGCATGGTGGAGGAACGCCAGGACGGCGCGCGTACCGACGACGCCATCCGCCGCGGCACCGCCCACACCGGCGGCATCATCACGGCGGCGGCCGCCATCATGATCGTCGTCGCCGCCGCGTTCGCCCTGTCGGACATCGTGATGATGAAATACATCGCCTACGGCATGATCTTCTCGCTCGCCCTCGACGCGACGATCATCCGCCTCCTGTTCGTCCCCGGCGTGATGCACCTGTTGCGCGAGGACAACTGGTGGGCGCCGCGCTGGGTCAAACGCGCCACCCGATCCCTCGGCGAGGGCTCTGGCGTATCGACGACCCCACGCCCCGGCGAGACTCCCATCGAGCACATGGTCGTGGATACCCGCCCGGGCCGCGCCGGTGTCACCGTGGAGGAGAACGCCTCGCTCGTGCCGTTCGCGGACCTCATGCGCGATCTGGACCAGCGCCGGGCCTTAGAGCAGCTGAAGAAGAAGGAACTTGAACGCTAGGACCTGGCTGCGCTGGCTCGCCCCGGTCGTCCTGGCCGTGGTGGTGCTGGTCGTCCTGCGCGACCAGATGCCCTTTTTCGGCGAGGCGTGGCGGGCGGTGCACGACGCCGCTCCCCTGCCGCTCGCCGGCGCGGTGGCCACAGCACTTCTTGCTCTGGTGGCGATGGCGGGCGTGATGCAGATCCTGCTTAACGTCGAAGGCCGCATCGCTGGACCGTTGGGCACCAACGCGATCGTCATCGCCTCCAACGCCTGGTCCACCACCGTGCCGGGCGGTCCAGCGCTGTCGGCGTGGCTGACATTTCGCGTGCACCGATCCTGGGGCGCGTCGACGGGCCTGTGCGGGTGGTTTTTTGTCGTTTCCGGCGCGCTGTCCACGGTGTGGCTGGTGCTCATCGGCATCGTCGCCGTGGTGCTGCTCGGCGCGGACCTGTCGGTGGCGTCGCTGCTTGCCTCCCTGGCCGCGGCCGCGCTGACCATCGCGGCCGTGTTCTGGGCGACGACGCACCCCGCCGTGCTCAAACGCTGGGTGCGGTTTCTACCCTCGCGCGTGCACGAGCGCGCCGTGGCGGTGATCGACCAAGTTGCCGCCATCCGCATCTCCGCGCCCGCGTTTACCAGCGCCGCAGCACTCTCGCTTGTCAACCGGCTGCTCGACTTGGCCACCATGGTGTTTTCCGTGTGGGCCGTGGCCGGCCAGGGCGTGACGCTTGCCGGGGTGTGCCTGGCGTTCATCATGACCAAGCTGGCCGGCTCCGCCCAGGTCACCCCCGGCGGGCTGGGGACCGTGGAGCCGGTGGCGGTGGGCATGCTCGTCGCCGCGGGGTTGCCGCTCGCAACCGCCACCGCGGCGACGGTGGTCTACCGCGCGGTGTCGTTTGTGCTCATCACCGCGATCGGGTGGGGGGTCTACGCCGCGGTGTACGCCGGGCGCGGCTTCATGGCCGGGCGCCCGGCCGCTGGCAAAGCCGTTTGAGCTTGCGTGACGTTTTATCTTGCGCGCGGCGCGCAATTTGGGCCTATAGTGGCGCTACATGAGCGTTTCCAGGATGTTTTACGGACGCAGCGTGGATTTTGAACGTGTCGCGCCCATCGGCTGGCACGCGCACGAGGAGGGGGTTGCCGCACTCCTGGATAGCTTCCGGCGAGTGCCAGACGGCCAGCGGGTGCGCCTGGCGAAGAAAACGTCGAACCTTTTCCGCGCCCGCGACGCGGGAAGCGCCGGGCTCAACGTGGAGGGCCTGCGCGGCGTCATCGCCATCGACCCAGTGACGAAAACCGCCGACGTGCAGGGCATGTGCACCTACGAAGACCTAGTCGACGCGACCCTGCCGTACGGCCTCGTGCCACTCGTAGTGCCGCAGCTGAAAACCATCACGCTCGGGGGCGCCGTCTCCGGCATGGGTGTGGAGTCCACCTCCTTCCGCAACGGCCTGCCGCACGAATCCGTGCTCGAGATGGACGTGCTGGTGGGCACCGGCGACGTCGTCACCTGCTCGCGCGAGGACAACGTTGCACTTTTCCGCGCGTTCCCGAACTCGTACGGCTCACTCGGCTACGCGGTGCGCCTCACCATCGAGCTCGAGGAGGTCAAGCCATTCATCGAACTCCAGCACGTGCGTTACGACGACCTCACGGCTTTCCAGGACGCCCTGGCCGATGCCGCCGCCACCGGCGAGTGGGGCGGACGCACCCTGCACGGCCTCGACGCCGTCGCGTTCTCCCCCACCGAGCAGTACCTCGTCTGCGCCTTCCAGGCGGACGAGGCGCCGGGAACCTCCGACTACACGCGCGACGCCGTGTACTACCGCTCACTGCAGCACCCGTCGGGCGTGCACCACGACTTCCTCACTATCCGCGATTACATCTGGCGCTGGGACACCGACTGGTTCTGGTGCTCCCGCGCCTTCGGCACCCAGAATCCCAAGGTGCGCAAGTTCTGGCCACGCGAGCTGCGTCGCAGCGCGTTCTACTGGAAGCTCGTGGGCCTAGACAAGAAGTACGACCTGGAGTACCGGTTCCTGAAGAAGCCGAAGGGCCTGCCGCGCACCGAGCGCGTCGTGCAGGACATCGAGGTGCGCGACACGCAGGTCGCCGAGTTCCTCGACTGGTTCTTCAAGGCCAGCGAAATCCAGCCGGTTTGGCTGTGTCCGATCCGGCTGCGGGACGGCGTCGATACGCTCGCTGGCGTCGGACTCGACGATGAGACGCCGTGGCCGCTCTACCCCCTCGAGCCGGCGACGACGTGGGTGAACGTCGGTTTCTGGTCCGGCGTCCCGGAGGTGGAGCCGGGGGCCTTCAACAAGGTCATCGAGCGGAAGGTCTCAGACCTCGGCGGGCACAAATCCCTGTACTCCGAGGCGTTCTACGACCGCACCGAGTTCGAGCGCCTCTACGGCGGGGACCTTCCGGAGCGGATGAAAGCCCAGTACGACCCGGACCGGCGCTTCCCGGGCCTCTACGAAAAGACAGTGGAAAACGCGTAGGAGAATGACTATGCAGATGACCGTGGCGGATATCGTCGACACCCTCTTCCCCGCTGGCACCCCGTTCAAGTGGGAAGCCTTCGACGGCTCATCAACGGGACCGGCGGACGCCAAGCACACCGTGAAGGTAAACAGCCCCGAGGGCCTGTCCTACATTGTCACCCACCCCGGCGACGTCGGCCTCGCCCGCGCCTGGGTCACCGACGGCCTGGCGGTTGAAGGCGCGCACCTCGCGCACCCCTACGACGTCTTCGATGACATGCGCACCCTCTACAACAACTACAAGCGGCCCAACCCGCGCGAGCTTGTTCGCATCGCACGCTCCCTGCGCTCCATGGGCGCACTGCAGATCCAGCCAATCCCGGAGGCGGAGCAGGCCTCCTGGCTCGAGCGCACCATCCGCCAGGGCCTCGCCCCGCACTCGAAGGAACGCGACGCTCAGGTTATTTCGTCCCACTATGACGTGGGCAACGACTTCTACGAGCTGTTCCTCGGCGACTCCATGGCCTACACCTGCGCCTACTACCCCACCCCGGACGCCACGCTCGACGAGGCGCAGGAAAACAAGTTCCGCCTCGTCTTTGAGAAGATGAACCTTAAGCCGGGTGACAAGCACCTCGACGTCGGCTGTGGCTGGGGCTCCATGGTGCGTTACGCAGCCCGCCAGGGCGTGAAGTCGCTCGGCGTCACCCTCTCGAAGGAGCAGGCCGAGTGGGCGCAGGCGAAGATCATAGAGGAGGGCCTCGAGGACCTCGCGGAGGTGCGCTTCCTGGATTACCGCGACGTCACCGAGACCGGCTTCGACGGCATCTCTTCGATCGGTCTGCTGGAACACATCGGGGTGAAGAATTTCGCCTCGTACTTTGAGTTCCTCGCCGGCAAGCTGCGCCCGGGTGGCGTGATGGTCAACCACTGCATCACTTACCCGGACAACCACAAGACGCCGCAGGGCGACTTCATCAACCGCTACATCTTCCCGGACGGCGAGCTCACCGGCTCCGGCACGATCATCTACGAGATGCAGGACCACGGTTTCGAAGTCTTCCACGAGGAGAACATCCGCTTCGACTACATGCGCACGCTGCACGACTGGTGTGAGAACCTCAAGGCCAATTGGGACGAGGCAGTCGCGCTCGTCGGCGAGAATACCGCCAAGCTGTGGGGTATGTACATGGCGGGCTCCGAATGGGGTTTCGAGCACGACGTCGTGGAGCTGCACCAAGTCGTGGGCATCAAGCTTGCTAGCGACGGCTCCCGCGCCGGCGCACCTGAGCGCCGGTGGTGGAACGACTCGGTGTTCTAGAGTGGGGGTATGCGCAACACCATCTCCAAGCCCTACGCCATCGCCGCCGACTACGTCGCCATCGCCGCCTTCGCCCTCTTGGCCCGCGCCGCCCACCAGTCCGACGACATGCCGTTCAACTTCACCGGCTGGCTGTCCACCCTGTGGCCGTTTGCCCTGGGTGTGACGCTGGGGTGGCTGATCACCCGCAAGAACAACGGCGGGATCATCTGGATCGTCACCGTGGTCACCGGCCTGGTCATCTGGGGTATCCGCAACCAGGCCATCCCCCACTGGTCGTTCATCATCGTCGCCACCACCATGTCCGCGCTGCTGATGCTGGGCTGGCGCGGCGTGGCAAAGCTTGCGAAGAAGTCTTAGAACGTGA
Above is a genomic segment from Corynebacterium lujinxingii containing:
- a CDS encoding FAD-binding oxidoreductase, whose translation is MSVSRMFYGRSVDFERVAPIGWHAHEEGVAALLDSFRRVPDGQRVRLAKKTSNLFRARDAGSAGLNVEGLRGVIAIDPVTKTADVQGMCTYEDLVDATLPYGLVPLVVPQLKTITLGGAVSGMGVESTSFRNGLPHESVLEMDVLVGTGDVVTCSREDNVALFRAFPNSYGSLGYAVRLTIELEEVKPFIELQHVRYDDLTAFQDALADAAATGEWGGRTLHGLDAVAFSPTEQYLVCAFQADEAPGTSDYTRDAVYYRSLQHPSGVHHDFLTIRDYIWRWDTDWFWCSRAFGTQNPKVRKFWPRELRRSAFYWKLVGLDKKYDLEYRFLKKPKGLPRTERVVQDIEVRDTQVAEFLDWFFKASEIQPVWLCPIRLRDGVDTLAGVGLDDETPWPLYPLEPATTWVNVGFWSGVPEVEPGAFNKVIERKVSDLGGHKSLYSEAFYDRTEFERLYGGDLPERMKAQYDPDRRFPGLYEKTVENA
- a CDS encoding SAM-dependent methyltransferase, whose product is MTVADIVDTLFPAGTPFKWEAFDGSSTGPADAKHTVKVNSPEGLSYIVTHPGDVGLARAWVTDGLAVEGAHLAHPYDVFDDMRTLYNNYKRPNPRELVRIARSLRSMGALQIQPIPEAEQASWLERTIRQGLAPHSKERDAQVISSHYDVGNDFYELFLGDSMAYTCAYYPTPDATLDEAQENKFRLVFEKMNLKPGDKHLDVGCGWGSMVRYAARQGVKSLGVTLSKEQAEWAQAKIIEEGLEDLAEVRFLDYRDVTETGFDGISSIGLLEHIGVKNFASYFEFLAGKLRPGGVMVNHCITYPDNHKTPQGDFINRYIFPDGELTGSGTIIYEMQDHGFEVFHEENIRFDYMRTLHDWCENLKANWDEAVALVGENTAKLWGMYMAGSEWGFEHDVVELHQVVGIKLASDGSRAGAPERRWWNDSVF
- a CDS encoding DUF3054 domain-containing protein produces the protein MRNTISKPYAIAADYVAIAAFALLARAAHQSDDMPFNFTGWLSTLWPFALGVTLGWLITRKNNGGIIWIVTVVTGLVIWGIRNQAIPHWSFIIVATTMSALLMLGWRGVAKLAKKS